The Corallococcus exiguus genome includes a window with the following:
- a CDS encoding ABC transporter ATP-binding protein, whose product MSEPVKVLGERRAFEPLLSVEGIQVRYGAIQALRGVSLTVGRGEMVALIGANGAGKTSTLRAVSGMLKPTAGRITLAGQDITGLKAHQLVPRGMAHAPEGRGIFPNLTVFENLELGAYLRKDTAQVRLDMDKGFSLFPVLRERQKQLAGTLSGGEQQMLAIARALLSKPQLLLLDEPSLGLAPQVTETIFRTLREVNATGVSVLLVEQNAHLALNAAHYGYVLETGEVVMAGPGKALLESAEIRRAYLGE is encoded by the coding sequence GTGAGCGAGCCGGTGAAGGTGCTGGGCGAGCGGCGCGCGTTCGAGCCGCTCCTGTCGGTGGAGGGCATCCAGGTCCGCTACGGCGCCATCCAGGCGCTCCGGGGCGTGTCCCTGACGGTGGGCAGGGGCGAGATGGTGGCCCTCATCGGCGCCAACGGCGCGGGCAAGACGAGCACCCTGCGCGCGGTGAGCGGCATGCTCAAGCCGACCGCGGGCCGCATCACGCTCGCGGGGCAGGACATCACGGGCTTGAAGGCGCACCAGCTGGTGCCGCGCGGCATGGCGCACGCGCCGGAGGGCCGGGGCATCTTCCCCAACCTCACCGTGTTCGAGAACCTGGAGCTGGGCGCGTACCTGCGCAAGGACACCGCCCAGGTGCGCCTGGACATGGACAAGGGCTTCAGCCTGTTCCCGGTGCTGCGCGAGCGTCAGAAGCAGCTGGCGGGCACGCTGTCCGGTGGCGAGCAGCAGATGCTGGCCATCGCCCGGGCGCTGCTCAGCAAGCCGCAGCTGCTGCTGCTGGACGAGCCGTCCCTGGGCCTGGCGCCGCAGGTGACGGAGACCATCTTCCGCACCCTGCGCGAGGTGAACGCCACCGGCGTCAGCGTGCTGCTGGTGGAGCAGAACGCGCACCTGGCCCTCAACGCCGCCCACTACGGCTACGTGCTGGAGACGGGCGAGGTGGTGATGGCCGGCCCCGGCAAGGCGCTGCTGGAGAGCGCCGAGATTCGGCGCGCGTACCTGGGGGAATAG